The DNA region TCCACTGTTCCATTGGCACAGCTCCTACTGTCAGACATACGTCACAGTTTGGGACCTACACTTCATTGGCTTGAAGCGAAATGAAACAAGAATCACAGGATTATCACTTTAGTACAGCACCTAGTAAAACAGTCAAATTAGGACTACAATGTCTACACACTATCAGCACATTTCCATTTCATGAACCACTTAAATAACCAGTATTCAACATCTTTCTACGTAACTAAGcataacagaaaaattaaaagataGTACATTAAACTACCTGCTACAGCTCAAAATCATTCTTGCTGTACAACCCCAATATTAGGCTGAAGCTAAGTGATAGTCAAGAAAATACTTATTCCAAGAGAAGCACCTTGCACTACgaaggcaataaaaaaaaagcGCAATTAATTTTTATAGATAAAGAGGAATGAATTCCATAACTCATAGCCTGTCTGAATTCCCCAAGCATGTATTCACAGAGACtagtcatttcttttttctcactgGCACATACATAAAAGATGTTCATAGTCTTAGACCCTTAATATTCCAGGTAAGAAGCAAAGTAAGAAACCAGTCATTATTCATACTGGCATGGTCCTTTTAGCACAAGGCTAAATTCTTCAAGTTAGTgtgaaaaacaaatacacagagtAGTCAATCCTGGTGACTAAAAACACAAGTTGCAAACCTTACACAAACATACATTGAGACAAGCAAACTTTCATAAACTCACATCTATCCTTTCTTACCTAGTCTGGTAGTCTGGCAGTCAGTAAAGGAGGATTCACAAACAAAGCAATAAACAAACCACATAAACGTTCCCTTTTAGATTCTTTGACATTGCATTGTCTCTTTCACAAGCAAACCAATGACAATGAATTACCTGTTGCTGCTATTTCTTCCACAAATGCTAAAAGAAAGAGATAACAAGTAAGAGCACCTCCCTGAACAGACCCTTTGTAAAAGCCAAGTATAGACTTCTTGGAACAAAATCAACACAGATGGGTAGACAAAGAACAAAATCAGTCAGACTACCCAAGAGAGTTAAAAAGAGGGATGAGCTGCAGGTAGCCAGCCAAGTAGGCTGAAGCCATAAAAAACTCATCTCAAATATTCATCTGGAAATCAGGGCAACAGATTCTGGAAGCAAAATGACTACAGATGAAGTCCCAGCCATACTTCAGAAATCTTGCTCTCCATCACCTCTTGATGTTCTAGGAAAACTTGAAGGAACCAAAGTATTTCCCCAGTCAAGCTTTAATCCATTAATCATTAATGAAGCTCAGTATCCTCTTTTTATGAGCAGATCCTTAGACTTCACCTCAATCTCCATTAGTTAGAAAGTGCACAAATTCTTCCTGCTGTTATAAAACTGCAGTGGCCCAAAGGAAGACACAGAACTCATTAAACCAGACAAAAAGCATGCCAGCTACTAAGACTGTAACAGGGTCTGGACCCAAGGTTACATTTCACCAACTACACTGAACATCAAAGCATAGCTGTGAGTAGAACACAGACCCTTTTGCAAACACACATAGGTGAAGAACCACCTTTTCCACTGAGGTGTCAACACCTGAACACTAGTTAAAGGCTCGCAATGTATACCCTCATCTTGAATCTTACATTCAATCTTACTTACATTTTTCCAGCAATAACACGGAAGGTGTCTTATAAGTGACATAGGAGCACCCCAAGAGGACAATGTCAAACAAAACATTAAGACTGTCGTGGTGACTCAACCAACCATGACGTTCTGCAGGCCACCAACAACAAATTCATGTTTTCCCTCAAAATCATATACCCTCACAGTCATCATTTTGGAGACTTATTAATGAAGCAACGCCTCTATCACCATAAAAGTGTTAGCCAAATATAACCAAAAGAAAATCATTTCAAATTATATACCATTTGCAGGTAACTAACAAGCTCCAGTATGTGCTTCCATGCAAACTTTAAGAAAAAGCATGTTAGTGTCTCTTGGTTCTCCTAATCACAAGAAGAGTTGAAGTCAAACCACAATAGTAATGAAAACAAAGATATAAATGAGCAGCAGCTTAAGCATCTCATTTCAGAAAACGTTAAGCTAAAGAACAAGTAGCTTGAATACCGCGAGAGGAATAAACAAATCCTACCACGAAATGCATTTAGCCCACGCACAGCCCAGCCGAGCCTAAGAGTGAAGCAATCCTCAAACCGTCTGGGAAACTGACGAGGTTCCTCCCCAGTTCTCAGTAGATTCACGGTGGGAAAGAGGAAGCCCCGAAAGCACAGGCGTtcatgggggagaggggagggtcaGGCGTCCCAGGCGCGCGGCGCTGGGCAGCGGCTTGTACCCCGCGGGCACCGGAGGCGGCGCTCAGCGCAGCGCGGGcaggcgggcagggccggggcccgCGCCGAGGCGGCGGAACCGCCGCCGCGGAAGCCACCTCAGAGGAgcgagcgcgaggcgcggggaaCACCGCGCCTcctcgcccccggccccgccgctgccgggccgAACCCACCTGTCTGAGCCCGACGGGGCGGCGGCAGGAAACCCAGAGGGACCCGCAGGCGGCGGCAGCTCCCcttcccgcggcggcgccccttgcggcggcggcagcaacgtcccttcccgcggcggcggcagcgcccctcCCGGCAGCAGTGCCCCTTccgccggcggcagcagcagcgccggtgccccttcccgcggcggcggcgtgccTTCTCGTGGCGGCACTACCGGTACCGGTGCCccttcccgcggcggcggcgtgctTTCTCGTGGCGGCACTACCGGTACCGGTGCCccttcccgcggcggcggcgtgccTTCTCGTGGCGGCACTACCAGTACCGGTGCCccttcccgcggcggcggcgtgccTTCTCGTGGCGGCACTACCGGTACCGGTGCCccttcccgcggcggcggcgtgctTTCTCGTGGCGGCACTACCGGTACCGGTGCCccttcccgcggcggcggcgtgccTTCTCGTGGCGGCACTACCAGTACCGGTGCCccttcccgcggcggcggcgtgccTTCTCGTGGCGGCACTACCGGTACCGGTGCCCCTTcccgcggcggggagcagcgcgcttCCTCGGCTTGGGGCGGCGGGTCCcggccttccccttctccttccccgtCGCCCTCGCGGGGGCTCGGGGCAACTGGCGCCTGCGGGCCGGGCCCGAGGCCGCGCTCAAACGTCAGCATCTCCAGCTGCGCCACCACCTCCATGGCCCCGCGCGCGGCACGCGCCTCCCGCCTCTCTCCAGCCGCCCCACgcggccggcggccccgcccACGGCCGCACGCGACTTCCGGCCGCCGGCGGAGGCGCGCAGGTAGTGGCAGTGCTTGCCTGAGCTACGGCGAGGGACAGGGCAGGACGCATGCGCGGGCCAAGGAGGGCGTGCCAGTGCGGCGGGGGGCGGTGCCTCTGTACTGCGTCACCGCGGTTGGCGCGGGGAGCGGCGGTTGTGGGGGCAACGTCtcctgcgggggggggaaggggcggagCTCAACGGCTGCCGCCCCGGTCTGGGAGGGGCGACCGCGGAGGCCATTAAGGGGGAGTAGAAAGTCACTGACTTAATTTCCTAAGGTTTAATTCATTATGAGGCCTGTCTAACCTCTGATAGATCTGGGCCTTTTGTTAAAATAGACCAGTCTGTTAAAAACTGAAGAGAGATAAGTGTTGTTAATTGATGGGCAGAACACACTGCCACTGATAATATAACAACCATAATTAATTATATGTATTCAGCTTGCATCTTGTCATAATTTTAAATCTTGTTTACTTAAGTCTTAATGCTTGATAAATTTCATGATTAAATCAAACATGGtaagttttgttttccttaggTTTGCTTGAAAGACAAAGCTAGAGGTCACTGCTACTCTATGCTACATGGGCATAATTCTAACTGGGACCGACTGGAGTGTATTAGTTCTGATAATAAATTCTGATAATAAATTTCATAAATATGCTGACAACATACAAAAGATTCCTGTAATTAAAACTTCAGAAGCACTTAAGCTAATATCTATTACAGCAATACTTAATCCTATAGTAATACCTAACCTGCTACCTATAACACCTGACCACATCTTTAAGGTCATCAAACCATTCACCACAACATACATGTCCATTTAGTGTTCTAGGTTCACcatacatttttgttgttattcttCTGTAGCTTGAGGGGGTTTTGGTGTCTGTCCAATGCCTCATACACTCTCTGGAGGAACTCTTTGGCATATTAGGAATtgtcatttctctttttattccaGGCCCTAGCATACATGGTACCCTTTCCTGTGGGAGAGACAGGAGGAACCCCCTGTCCCAGCTTTCATGGTTCTGGGGACTTAAAGCTCTTCCCAGGTCAATGACTCAGGAGACAAGACACATCTTCTACTGAGCATAATTTACCCTTGACAAAACCAAGTCTGCAAAAGGCAACATCAAGAGGTCGTGCTGACTGCGAGCCTACAAAAAGGCCCCTTTCCCAGACTCCAACTTAACTGTACTCCTGCACCAGCAGTATTTGTTCCTGACCCTCACAGAGCCTCGTGACACTTCCTTTTGCTCTGGCTTCCAAATCAGGACTGAAGGCTGTCTTCAGTCCCAGGCTACAGGGATTGCCCTGGGTGAGCAGCACAGTGCAAGAGAGTTCCAAGGAGGAGGAACCCCATGAGATAATAAAGTATTCCATGTGATAATTCTGAGAGTGCCAAAGAGGACTGGGATTTGAATATATGATAAGACCATAGAAGAGGAAGGTACATTTCCCAGTGCACATTTTCTATGTAATAAACTTCCCCTCCAGCTCTGAGAGAACTGCATGCTTATAGCTCAAAGGGTACTCAACATTTCATTCTACTCCAGAATGTCAAAATTACATTGAAAAGAAAGTCACAGGAGTGCTTCACAAATACCCCAAAACAGGCAGGAGTGAACATCCAACAGGCAATAGATGTCCTCCCCTGCAGTCACTCTGCTGGGAATATTACTTTGTTTGCAACATGACACAGAAGATACAACCAGTAGAACTTAGTAGGAAAATTAAGCctatacatatatgcatgtagAGTAATTCAGCAGTATAACTCCCAGTAAACTTTCACAGTTAATCAAAATACCTAGATTAGGAATCTACTTGTCTCCATTGACTACACTGGGATCCTGAAGTTAGGATCTGTAAAGGCACATGGTCTGAATATTACAGCCCTATACTGCAAGCTCTTTAACAAAAAGGATCTGTGGAAATTCACACAAGTAAATGTCAACCGTAATTAGATGCCAAAACAGCTGCACAGGAATTAAATGTTGAAGACTCATAAAAATAGTTTGTATTGAATCTCACTTGCAAATATGTTTTCTTCCCTAATGAAGTGACAGAAATGAGGAGACATATATACAATTAAATAGAGGCAGAGTCCTGCTAAAACCCAATCCTGCAAAAACAGATCCTGCAAtggtttcatttcaaaattaagcAAGCAGAGTTTTTCATTAGGTTGAAATTTTTGCTCATTTATTTAGTTTTGGAGGACTGGGGCTTAAGATTTGCCTGAAATTGTCTGTAATACAGCATTTGTGAGTTCATCTGTGTGAGGAAGTTGATCAGTGTGGCCGGGAGGAGATCAAATTCTTTcctaataaaaaagtaaaataatctgTGTGATAGTATAGGGCTGAACTAGCTGAATgatgaggaaatgaaaattaatCTGATGTGCTAAATATAAAGTGCTTAATAATGCAAAAGCATATGCAAGTTTCTGCCTTGCACTTCTGTAAGCACTTCTGTAAGCAAACTAGTTCACCTGTCTCATGAATCACgtctttcctgctttttaaagtgttttaataaGAATTTTGTAGTTGTAGTCTGGCAACTTGACTGTGTTTTGACAGTTTCCTCCAGATTTGTGCAGAATTGGCAGTATCTTTTGAACAAGAAGATACTTTGTCTGAACACTGCAGGTTAGCATTTAGCATATAAGATAACACTTCTCTTAGAATGAGGACAGTGAAAGGCACCATGCACAATAAACATCATCCATTCAACCAGGACATTTTTAAGTAATCTGCAAAGCAGCAATACAAGCACTAAGATGTTCTAGCAAAAGGATCATCTGATAAATGATCACTTGAATCAAGGTAGCTCTAACACTTGTTTTTAGGGTCTAAATGCTTAATAAATGTTACTACTAGGCCTGGAATCCCGTGTCATCTGTTACAAAAGGGCTAGAAATGATTGTAGGCCTGTTTTCTGCCTACGATTTCTTTTGATGAAGCTCTCTGGAGGTGttgttttatacatttattttatctattTCTGCTGCTAAGAAAGGTGTGCATAATTGTTTCCATCATACTTTTATAGCTAAAATGACACCATTCAAACTATTATTACAATGTTTTATTAAATTTCCTTGGATGCAATTTAGGAATCTGTTAAAAACCATAGTTTAATCCTGATATCTCTCCTGAACTTGAAGGTTGAAAATTGCTTGGAGATTTCAGTATGCTGCTTTTTATGTCTTAAGAGGAGAGCAGAAAAGGCATGAATAAAAAAGGAAGACATTTCCTAAttatatatttgaaatataaaaataactacTATTGTGACATTTATCATTCATACATTTTATGCTTTTGTAATTTAGTGGACTATACAGAATGATATCAGAGATTATGGGCAGTATAAGAACAGTGTACTTTAACTAATAGAACAAACagtaattttgaaaaatgtaCTTCTAGCTAaacacatttttctcattttttaggTTATTTTATTTTGGTAATTTGGCATTTTGTGTATAGCCAATTTCAGTGTTTCATCAGTATAATCAGCCACCTGGTTAGATCTTCCTTGAGATCTTTGTGTCAGTtaagatatgtttttaaaaataaaagaacaagcaagaaaaagaacACCCTGGAAATACCATTTTAAATATCTGCAAAAACAGACAACTGCTTAGACTGTAAGTTTTCTGGTATATGTATTAGCCATGAGGTTTagattttacaaaaataataaaatagttttAGTAACTCTGAAAGTGAGCTATTACAGGATCCTGATAGTTTCATTTGCTTATAAGCTTCTCTTGCTTATTACCACTCAATTTACCTCTCACAAAGTTCTAACAATACTGACTGAAGTTTTAAACAGGTTCATAGTAAGCAAATTACTCCTCACAGCTCtaaatggaaacaggaaaaagcccTAGTTGTTTTAGGAGTGTACAGGAAGCATGACAGGATAAAACTTCTGGGAAATATGGTTACAAATTCAGAGGTACAGTACAAATGGACAGAAAATGTTTGTTGTCTTCTTATCTAGTATTCTATCATGGGGTCAGAGAAACCCTTCAGCAAGTTGTTTCTCCTCCTGAAGACTCTTCTCTATTTTGGGCAGAGAGATGGTGGATATTCCATTACAGAGTGGATTCAAGCATAAAACTTGCACTGAGGAAGGGAATCACACCACCAAAAATGCTTTGGTACAAGCAAGGGTTTAACTGGAGAGCTGAAAAGACTTTAGCAATTTCATTAGCACTGACCAGAGCAGCATTCACTGCTCCTTCACATGTTGTGGGGACACAACATGTTTATACAGCTTGTCAACTCTTCCAGCTCAGGTCTGCACCAGTCCTTCTGCTATgaataaagagagagaaaaaagaaagtgtatgTACAAGTTTGATTAGTACTGAAGTAATGGTActggaaaaagcattttaaatacataaaactgCAGTTACAGCAGGGCTTTTTGCCAGCACAGTTCTATCAAAAAATCACATCTGTAGGTGTCCTTGCCACACTTTATGTCTCCACTGGCCACACTTTATGTCTCCACTGTAAACTTATCCCAAGTGGCTCAGAGCAAAAGGTTGGCATTTCACATCAACCCTTacaatatttcacttttttaaaaaaggaaagaaaattcttgTTATAGTCCCCCAAATTGCTTTCATTCTGTCCTACACAGATAACTAAGTGCATGAGCTGAATATTTCTTCTACAATAACCAGAAATGTTAGAATGCTGACATCTGAATTGTAACTCTGACATCTGAGAATAAATactccagggaagggaaaaaatcacttaaaaactTTCTTGAAAGGTTGGTTCTGTTTGCAGGCTCAGAAAAACAGTACTCAGAAGAACAATTTTCTTTTGTTACAAGAAGTAGCCTTAAGCTTCATGTGGACTCCACACACTGCAGAGTAGAAAAAGACTGACTTTCTTATTACTTCTCTTACTaatcaaaatcagaaaaaatttaCAATCAGCCACACTTCCCTTGTATTAGACAATTCTTGCATACTAACATGCCCATATGCCAATTTATAGGAAAGACTTGGTCCAAGGGTGATCACTCTTGCTTGGATGCTTATAGAGAGAGTGGGATATTCATTTGGTGGTGATGACTGTGGTGCCTGCATACCATTGCACATTCATATTGTTATAGTCTATTTTCAAGGGAAAACGCTCCTGATTTTCCAGTTCAAACCAGTTTTATATAGAGTTTATTTTTTTAGATTCAGCCATCCATATACAACTGTATTATATATCCACTAAAATACTGTGCTCTGAGATGGCCTTAGATTTGCCACAGTTTTGCAAGTACTGTTCACATAGCAGAGCCTTTTTTATCACTGAAGTATTGTGAGGGAGGTTAAGGTGTTCATGGTCAGGAGCAGTGGGAAGAAGGGGAAGTCAGGTCAACAGAATTTCCTCTATCACAATTGCAATTTATAATTCATCTATTCAGACGAATCAATATTGTAGCTTGCACAGCTGAAATTCCTTGTTCTGAAACAAGATTAAAATAGGTACAGTACAGTACAGAACATTTTTATTCATTCCAAAGCTTCAAATAATTGTACAGAGTTAAATTATACAAATTCCTTTGTTGTTTCTGTGTATAAAGGGTTGGGCAGGTTAAAACTAGATGAAAAAAACAATATGACCTCTAAGTTTAAAAGACTTTTCCCCTCAAACGTATTTTTAAATTTGGAAAAATATACAACTTCCTCTTATAGACCCAAGACATTCCTCTTTTGCTTTGTCCTTCCAAATATAGCCAGGAATTTTCTGATGACTGAGCTGCCCACAGCCAATTTCATCTATTCAAATCCCTTCAC from Apteryx mantelli isolate bAptMan1 chromosome 5, bAptMan1.hap1, whole genome shotgun sequence includes:
- the NAF1 gene encoding H/ACA ribonucleoprotein complex non-core subunit NAF1 isoform X2, giving the protein MEVVAQLEMLTFERGLGPGPQAPVAPSPREGDGEGEGEGRDPPPQAEEARCSPPREGAPVPVVPPREGTPPPREGAPVLVVPPREGTPPPREGAPVPVVPPRESTPPPREGAPVPVVPPREGTPPPREGAPVLVVPPREGTPPPREGAPVPVVPPRESTPPPREGAPVPVVPPREGTPPPREGAPALLLPPAEGALLPGGALPPPREGTLLPPPQGAPPREGELPPPAGPSGFPAAAPSGSDSDTDSDSSSTVSSSSSHSPSTVSDDDDRPNEKDNRSYSVKTRDELPLDELPPVEDLSIILPDEVELKLFGTVSSIIGQLVIIESLRGLPPVNEDSIIFKEDRQAAGKIFEIFGPVLHPFYVLRFNSSEHIKAKGINVQDSMYFAPSVEDFTQYIFAEKLTQEKGSDASWKNDQEPPPEALDFSDDEKEREAKQKKKKPQNQVRIMDFISQCNSLLQVTQGDTMADQGIHLLLDQPLRAF